Sequence from the Onthophagus taurus isolate NC unplaced genomic scaffold, IU_Otau_3.0 ScKx7SY_15, whole genome shotgun sequence genome:
CGTTCGGCGGCTCCCAGGTCTGCTATATATGCACGACAACACATCGGgcgtgttgtacagacctttgtggaagagcaccgtatacgaatgcttccatggctagctccgtttccgcatctgaatccgatcgaacatatttgggacatgactggtcggagacttctacgttatccggctttctcggctaacgttgaggagctatggaggcgagttgaggtggcatggttggcATTCCCTCTCATtacaatacagcgacttatAGATTCCATGTCACGTCGTGTTGCGATAgtacgcgaagctcacgggggatactctcgctattgatgtttctcctcccagcagagttgtgccgctctccatgtgagagtaagttacactactttagtactacttccataccaaattttattgcgctagacacacgcattcagattatacagggtgtgctcgtgaattatttctaACAGTGTAGTTTCACGAAAAATCGCGGATTAGCAAGAtgcggttatttcgaaaacgacctggcgaatttcaacgcggtttttaccaaaatatgtcaaataatgtcagttgtcggattccgttatcagtttttcaaaattagcgctccctaattttttaagagagatttaatggaattacaaattaaagagaaacagtaataagctctgcggggagagggttccgtccaatcggaacagatggtgtgTCCTAGACAGTACGTtgcgcctttatcttacctacataaagaaataaggcgcgacgttCTGTCTAggacgcaccatctgttccgattggatgGAACCTTCAACCCCCGTCACCCCGCAGACCcttttacttcacagacccttagtcaccttgaaatttgctaaatattagtgaaaagcgcatctcgatatcaccatccgttctcgaattatagaaaaaaattttaaaaactcgagtgccatcaatcggatccagttgcCTCATCgtgaaaaacaaatcacaaccatggtaactgtcaactaactgtaaacatgtcatttactaacacAGAAGCGTGTggtagagcgtatgatgatttattttcaatgtttcgaatatgatgcaactgcatggcaaaaatatGCAAAGCAATTACGACACTTTAAAGACACATAtgtctagaagtgtttttaagattgacttatcGATTACGggaaactggcaacgtgtagcccacatctctatgaattcgtaaatcacattggtgcgcaatgcgatcccacataatctgggaaccccgaaaacaattgtccataAGATTCCTTAAGAGCATAATATCTCCACTacattgttttacatcaggccttaacacataccgattatgatatcagactgaactattattACTGACTTTagttttgacgtttcttttccgtcaaaactaaatgaaataaatgcatcgaggtttatggaagacatttcgaacatttgtgagctatttttgccaaatatttaacttattctaagtgttttggtttattttgttttattatcattgttgatgtttcattgatccgttggcttttaaACACGCCACAACAGTAGGTTTGAACCAGTTCTAAAGGGGCCTATCCACGGTCATGCATGCATGACAAGCATCGCAAGCTGTCATGCAAGATTGACAGTGGATGGGGTTGTATGAGACGCTTTCCTCGGCATGACAGCCAGGCATGACACAATTCAAACCGTTTTGATTTTCTGTGGGCGGGGCATCAGGCTTGCAAGCAAGCGTGCACGTGGATGGCTATGCTGTTATGCATTTTGTCATTCCATCTGTAACCTTTGTGAGGTAAACATTACTTTCAACATGGCTTGTGGAAGCGCGAAGTCCTTTTGGatggaattttttgaaatatttagagATCATAAGGAACTGTGGAAGGTTAAAAGCGAAAAATACAAGGATAAAAACGAACGGTTGAAGGgatatgatattttattaaaaaaatatcaggaaaaagatgaaaatgCAACTATAGAcactttaaagaaaaaaataaataccatCCGAACCAACTATCGACGTGTGTTAAAAAAGGTGAAGATGAGCGAAAAATCAGGGGCCGCATCGAAAGATATTTACACTCCGTCTTTATGGTATTTTGATCAACTACACTATCTTAGGGATCAAGAAACACCGGATGTTGGCATATCAACGTTAGATATTGAAGAAGGAGAAGATGTAAGTAAATAAACACAAAcctttaatgattaaaaactttattttataaatcccAAATACAAGTgctaattatattattatactgTTTGTTGAAATGGAACTGCACCAACGGTATTAAAATATGTACGAAATTTATCTCTTACTTCTTTTGCAAAAAGTGTTGAATTTCGCGCATTTGTGTTGTTATTTATGGGTAGTAACTCCTCCCCAGAATGAGTGTTCTCATTACGTATATTTCCTTCCCTATATGTTTGCCCCCGGTTCTTACTCAGATAATTATGTAAGTAACAACAAGCCAGAACAATGGTAGCACTTTTTTCGGGGGATAAATTTATCGTAGTTAATAAAACTCGAAATCTTGAAGCCAAAATTCCGAAAACATTCTCGACAATCCGTCGAGCTCTGGAAAACCTGAAATTACAAATGTCCTCTTCCAATGTTAAAGCCCTTCGGCTATATGGCTTCATTATAATATGTTCTTTTAAAGGAAAAGCGTCATCTGCTATAAATACGTATGGCACCTTTTCTGGAAAATTTGGTAGTTTATTGGATCTGGGAGTTTTACTCTGTTTTCTTCAAGtctttcataaaaatttgttgcgGTAAAGACTCCACCATCTGAAATTCTACCATTTGATCCAATATCCGCCATTATAATTTCGTAGTTTGCATCAGCTATCAACATCAGCACTATGCTGTGAGTCTTTTTGTAGTTAAAATAGTGGCTACCTGAATTTCCTGGTTTTTTAATCGCTACATGTTTACCATCTATTGCACCTAAGCAATTTGGGAAATTCCATCGgctattaaaatttgatgcgATTTCTTTCCAGGCCTCTTCATTTCTTGGCATCTAGAAATTgcaaagtatatttaaatttacttttaaaattgtatcttTTGGCATATGAacgtaatttttaaatgatatttttaggCACCAGAAGATTCATTGGAAGCCGAATCAACACAAGTAACTCCATCACGTCCAAAGAAACAAAAGTTGTCTaatgaaagaaatgaatttctAAAAAAGGCGGTTAAATATTTAGATACATTAAATGATGTAGCAGAAATGCTCGGTAAAGTTTGGGCGTCGCAATATAGAAAACTTTCCGTTGAGCAGCAACTGTATGCCAAGAAGCATATTGATGACATTCTGTATCATGGTCGCCTTTCAAAACTAGGTCCTTCGCCTACCCCATCAATCACACCATTGCTTTTCGTGAGCTCATCATCGTACGACTCAAGTTCAACCACTACGTCGTATATGTATGAACCAATGCAGA
This genomic interval carries:
- the LOC111422523 gene encoding uncharacterized protein translates to MACGSAKSFWMEFFEIFRDHKELWKVKSEKYKDKNERLKGYDILLKKYQEKDENATIDTLKKKINTIRTNYRRVLKKVKMSEKSGAASKDIYTPSLWYFDQLHYLRDQETPDVGISTLDIEEGEDAPEDSLEAESTQVTPSRPKKQKLSNERNEFLKKAVKYLDTLNDVAEMLGKVWASQYRKLSVEQQLYAKKHIDDILYHGRLSKLGPSPTPSITPLLFVSSSSYDSSSTTTSYMYEPMQIPCYTDISSLLSNTQYH